From the genome of bacterium:
TGATGGGATATAGAAACCCTCGGTAAAGGGTGGGGTTACTAAGGGTAGTACCTGAAATGGTGGGGTGCTGCTGTCTTTACTGTTTTAAAGACTGTGGAAGTCTCCAATTAAGTGGAAAGTGGAAGGTGGAAGCTGTTATTTCACTGTCAGAAGTGGGATACAGGCGCCGTAGCCATAGACATAAACAATGTTTGCCATTGTATTCTTCAATATATTAATATCCCCTTCAGCCATGTTGCCCCGGGCTGATTTGTGATCACCAACCTGACTGCCGAAGGAGGCTTGTCCATGACCAGAACCGTTTTCGTTCTCTTTGCCGCCGTGCTGCTTGGCACCTTGACGCTTATTGCCGCTCCCGCCATTGCCGGGGGGGGAGGTGGGTTACAACTACATGGCCCCTGCGGACCTTAAAGCAAGGATGGAGTCCAGCGCCCCCATGACCGTTGTGGATATACAGGTTAAAGAGGAGTTCGATCAGCACCACATAAAAGGTGCGCTGGCTACCTACGCCTACCCCGTCAAGTCCGAAATGGAAAAGACCAGGCTGGACACCGTTCTTGACCAGATTGCATCAGGTTCGGGTCCCGTGGTCATCGTCTGCCCGCGCGCGGGCGGCGGAGCGCAAAGGGCCTTCGACTACCTCGCCGGGAATCGTCGCCTTCCTCCTCGATGATAGTGCTTTTAACGCTTTTTCCGGGAACAGCGCCTTCAGCTCTTCTCGCTGAAATCCTCGGCCTGGTGGCGGATGATCTCGCCGGTGACCATGTAGATGACATCTTCCGCGATGTTGGTGGCGTGATCGGCGATGCGCTCCAGGTGGCGGGTAGCAGACAGCGTGTGAATGAGAGATTCGGCGCGGTCCGGTATCTCCTTGATCTTCGCGTAGACCATGTCGAACATCTCCTTGTTCATATCATCAACCACATCGTCCATCCTGATGACTTTCCTGGAAAGATCGACGTCCATGTTGATGAAGGAGTCCAGGCTCAGGCGGACCATTTCCTGGGCCTTGTCGGCCATCCCTGAAAAGTCCAGGGGCAGGTTAAGGGGCGGCCTGGTGCAGAGGAATGCCGCCCGCTCAGCCAGGTTGACAGCAGTGTCTCCTATCCGCTCAAGCTCGTTGTTGGTCCTGATGGCCGAAACGATGAACCGCAGGTCCACGGCCACCGGCTGGTGCAGGGCCAGGATCTTCAGCCCCTCCTCGGCGATCTCAACTTCCATCTCATCAATACGCCTGTCTCCCTCAATGACCTCCTGGGCAAGATCTGAGTCCCTGTTTTCCATGGCTATGACCGCCTTGCTCAGGCTTTCCTCGACCACTGTCATCAGGAAGAGGAGCATTTTTTTGAGTTTCTCTATCTCTTTGTGTAGCTGAAGTGTCATTTTTCGATCTCCTTTAACCGAACCGGCCCGTTACATAGTCCATGGTATCACGCAGGTGGGGGCGAACGAAGATAGTTTCCGTGGATCCGTATTCTATCAGATGGCCCAGGTACATGAAGGCGGTAAAGTCGCTGGTGCGGGCCGCCTGCTGCATGTTGTGGGTAACTATAAGGATGGAATATTCACCCTTCAACTGTTCGATGAGGTCCTCGATCTTGTTGGTTGCGATGGGGTCCAGGGCGCTACACGGTTCGTCCATCAGAAGGACCTCCGGCTCGGCGGCGATGGCCCTTGCGATGCAGAGCCTCTGTTGCTGTCCGCCTGAGAGGCCCAGGGCGCTCTCGTGAAGGCGATCCCTGGTTTCCTCCCAGAGGGCAGCCCCCTTCAGGCTGTTCTCACAAACCTCGTCCAGAACGTTCTTGTCCCGTTCCCCGTCTATGCGAAGGGGATAAACGACGTTCTCGTAGATACTCATGGGGAAGGGGTTGGGTTTCTGGAACACCATGCCCATCCGTTTCCTCAGCTCGATGACGTCAACGCCCGGAGCGTACATGGACTCTCCGTTCAGGTTGATGTCCCCTTTGATCCTGACGGTGGGAAGCAGGTCGTTGATCCTGTTAACCGAGCGCAGAAGAGTTGATTTTCCGCACCCCGAAGGGCCGATGAGGGCCGTGACCTGGCCCCTGGGGATCTTCATGTTCACGTTGAAAAGGGCCTGCTTCTCACCGTAGTGGAGATTAAAATCCCTGATCTCGAGAATGGGCTCTTTCCAGTCGACTCCCTTGTGCAAGTCAGTGGGGAAGGTTCGGCCCTGTGCGATCAGTTCCAGACGGCTGATATCATCACTTGCACCCTCTAGCTGGTCACCTGTCGTTTTCTGCAGTTCACTCATCTTATTTTTCCTTTTGTGCACATGTTGTATTTTGTTGTTACCTGTTACCTGTTACCTGTCAGCTGATTAACTAAAACGCAGCCGACTGAAACCTTTTTCTCAACCTTGTCCTGAGATTTACAGCAACGACGTTCAGCAGGAAAACGATGCCGATGAGGAGCAGGGTGGTTGTAAAGACCATCGGTTTGGCCGCTTCGCTGTTCTGGCTCTGGAAGCCCAGGTCGTAAATATGAAAACCAAGGTGCATGAAG
Proteins encoded in this window:
- a CDS encoding rhodanese-like domain-containing protein; the encoded protein is MGYNYMAPADLKARMESSAPMTVVDIQVKEEFDQHHIKGALATYAYPVKSEMEKTRLDTVLDQIASGSGPVVIVCPRAGGGAQRAFDYLAGNRRLPPR
- the phoU gene encoding phosphate signaling complex protein PhoU, which translates into the protein MTLQLHKEIEKLKKMLLFLMTVVEESLSKAVIAMENRDSDLAQEVIEGDRRIDEMEVEIAEEGLKILALHQPVAVDLRFIVSAIRTNNELERIGDTAVNLAERAAFLCTRPPLNLPLDFSGMADKAQEMVRLSLDSFINMDVDLSRKVIRMDDVVDDMNKEMFDMVYAKIKEIPDRAESLIHTLSATRHLERIADHATNIAEDVIYMVTGEIIRHQAEDFSEKS
- the pstB gene encoding phosphate ABC transporter ATP-binding protein PstB yields the protein MSELQKTTGDQLEGASDDISRLELIAQGRTFPTDLHKGVDWKEPILEIRDFNLHYGEKQALFNVNMKIPRGQVTALIGPSGCGKSTLLRSVNRINDLLPTVRIKGDINLNGESMYAPGVDVIELRKRMGMVFQKPNPFPMSIYENVVYPLRIDGERDKNVLDEVCENSLKGAALWEETRDRLHESALGLSGGQQQRLCIARAIAAEPEVLLMDEPCSALDPIATNKIEDLIEQLKGEYSILIVTHNMQQAARTSDFTAFMYLGHLIEYGSTETIFVRPHLRDTMDYVTGRFG